The Bubalus bubalis isolate 160015118507 breed Murrah chromosome 16, NDDB_SH_1, whole genome shotgun sequence genome window below encodes:
- the LOC102392787 gene encoding macrophage-expressed gene 1 protein — protein MNSFRGAFLIWAVATWAETDTSWGATNEPGFQNCKNALKLPILPVLPGGGWDNLRNVDMGRVMELAYSHCRTTEDGQYIIPDEIFTIPQKQSNLEMNSKILESWVNYQSSTSNSINMELSLFSKVNGKFSLEFQRIKTLQVKDQAVTTQVQVRNLVYTVKINPDAELSVGFKKALMDISEQLENNQTRMATYLAELLVLNYGTHVITSVDAGAALIQEDHIRSSFLQDSQSSRSAVTASAGITFLNIVNFKFEENYTLQNTFTKSYLSNRTNSRVQSIGGLPFYPGITLQAWQQGVSNHLVAMDRAGLPLYFFINPERLPDLPGPLVRKLSKTVEAAMRRYYAVNTYPGCTDLSSPNFNFQANTDDGSCEGKMTNFSFGGVYQECTQFSGNEVVQLCQNLEQKNPLTGSLSCPSGYSPVQLLAQTHEEGYNHLECSRKCTLYIFCKTVCEDVFRVARAEFRAFWCAASGQVSENSGLLFGGLFSGKSINPLTNAQSCPAGYFQLRLFENLKVCASLDYELGYRFSVPFGGFFSCAVGNPLVDSATSKDLGAPSLRKCPGGFSQHLALISDGCQVSYCVKAGLFTGGSLPPVRLPPYTRPPLMSQVATNTVLVTNPETASSWIKDPQTHQWRLGEPLELRRAMRVIHGDGEGLSGGAAAGLTLGVTIALAGVVALAIYGARKSRKKGYQALQDEKQSLAAGAAVNGDALDQEQAQNPA, from the coding sequence ATGAACAGCTTCAGGGGTGCCTTTCTAATCTGGGCAGTGGCAACATGGGCTGAAACGGACACATCTTGGGGAGCAACCAATGAGCCTGGGTTTCAAAATTGCAAGAATGCCTTAAAATTGCCCATTCTGCCTGTCTTACCCGGAGGCGGCTGGGATAACCTGCGAAATGTGGACATGGGACGGGTGATGGAGTTGGCTTACAGCCACTGCAGGACCACGGAAGATGGGCAGTACATCATCCCGGATGAGATCTTCACCATTCCCCAGAAGCAGAGCAACCTGGAGATGAACTCCAAAATCCTGGAGTCCTGGGTAAACTACCAGAGCAGCACCTCCAACTCCATCAACATGgagctctctcttttttccaaaGTCAATGGCAAGTTCTCCCTTGAGTTCCAAAGGATAAAGACCCTTCAGGTGAAGGACCAAGCTGTAACTACCCAGGTTCAGGTAAGAAACCTGGTCTATACGGTCAAAATCAACCCAGATGCAGAGCTAAGCGTGGGGTTTAAGAAGGCGCTCATGGACATCTCAGAGCAACTGGAGAACAACCAGACCCGGATGGCCACCTACTTGGCAGAACTCCTGGTCCTCAACTATGGTACCCATGTCATCACCAGTGTGGACGCAGGGGCCGCGCTCATTCAGGAGGACCACATCAGGTCGTCCTTCCTGCAGGACAGCCAGAGCAGCCGCAGTGCCGTGACCGCGTCCGCTGGAATCACCTTCCTGAACATCGTGAACTTCAAATTCGAGGAGAACTACACCTTGCAGAACACCTTCACCAAGAGCTACCTCTCAAACCGAACTAACTCCAGAGTTCAGAGCATCGGAGGACTTCCGTTTTACCCAGGCATCACCCTCCAGGCCTGGCAGCAGGGCGTCAGCAACCACCTGGTGGCCATGGACCGAGCTGGCCTGCCTCTGTATTTCTTCATCAACCCCGAACGACTGCCTGACCTGCCGGGGCCCTTGGTGAGAAAGCTGTCGAAGACGGTGGAAGCGGCCATGCGCAGGTATTATGCGGTCAACACCTACCCTGGCTGCACAGATCTCAGCTCTCCCAACTTCAACTTCCAAGCCAACACTGACGATGGCTCTTGCGAGGGGAAGATGACCAATTTCTCCTTCGGGGGAGTTTACCAGGAATGCACCCAGTTCTCAGGGAATGAGGTTGTCCAACTCTGCCAGAACCTGGAGCAGAAGAATCCTCTGACTGGCAGCTTGTCCTGCCCCTCTGGCTACTCCCCAGTCCAGCTGCTCGCTCAGACCCACGAGGAGGGTTACAACCACCTGGAGTGTTCCCGCAAGTGTACCCTCTACATCTTCTGCAAGACGGTGTGTGAAGACGTGTTTCGAGTAGCCAGGGCTGAATTCAGGGCTTTTTGGTGCGCAGCCAGTGGCCAAGTATCTGAAAACTCTGGGCTCCTTTTTGGCGGGCTCTTCAGTGGGAAGAGCATAAATCCTCTGACCAATGCCCAGTCGTGCCCAGCCGGCTATTTTCAACTGAGACTTTTTGAAAACCTTAAGGTATGTGCCTCTCTGGACTATGAGTTGGGATATAGATTTTCTGTCCCCTTTGGTGGGTTCTTTAGCTGTGCAGTGGGGAACCCCTTGGTGGATTCTGCCACATCCAAAGATCTGGGGGCACCTTCTCTAAGAAAGTGTCCGGGGGGCTTCAGCCAACACCTAGCCCTCATCAGTGATGGGTGCCAAGTGTCTTACTGTGTCAAAGCCGGGCTTTTTACTGGAGggtctctgcctcctgtcagGCTCCCTCCTTACACCCGACCACCCCTCATGAGTCAAGTGGCCACCAACACTGTCCTGGTGACTAACCCCGAGACGGCCAGCTCCTGGATTAAAGATCCTCAGACCCACCAGTGGAGGCTGGGGGAGCCCCTAGAGCTTCGCAGGGCCATGAGAGTCATCCATGGAGATGGTGAGGGTCTGTCTGGAGGAGCAGCTGCAGGGCTCACCCTGGGGGTGACCATCGCCCTGGCAGGGGTTGTTGCCCTGGCCATCTATGGTGCCAGGAAGTCCAGGAAAAAGGGATACCAGGCCCTCCAGGATGAGAAGCAGAGTTTGGCTGCAGGCGCTGCTGTGAATGGAGATGCCCTTGACCAAGAGCAGGCACAGAACCCTGCCTAG